The genomic window CGCTTTAACGCAGTTATCGAGTTCTCACACTTGAATAAGGAAGACCTTTCTAAGATTGTGGACTTGATGTTGGCGGAAGTCAACCAAACTTTGGCTAAGAAAGACATTGATTTGGAAGTTAGTCAAGCAGCTAAGGACTTTATCACAGAAGAAGGTTATGACGAAGTTATGGGTGTTCGTCCTCTCCGTCGCGTGGTTGAACAACAAATTCGTGATAAGGTGACAGATTTCCACTTGGATCATCTAGATGCCAAACATCTGGAAGCAGATATGGAAGATGGCGTTTTGGTCATTCGTGAAAAAGCCTAACTCAAGATTTTGAGAATAAAAAAAGAACCAGTTATTGTAACTGGTTCTTTTGCGTTTAGATGACATGGCGCTCAAAGGCATCATCTGAGATTCCTTGTTCCAAGATGAGTTTTGCCCATTCTTTAGCAGAAAAGAGGCTGTGGTCCTTGTAGTTTCCGCAAGATTCGATGGTTGTTCCAGGGACATCTTCCCAAGTAGTAGTCTCAGCGATTTCCTTGAGCGAATCTTTGATAACAGCTGCAATCTCGGCGCTAGTATGGCGTCCCCACATAATCATGTGAAAACCTGTACGGCAGCCAAATGGCGAACAGTCAATCATACCGTCAATGCGGGTACGGATGAGTTTTGCCAAGAGGTGTTCGATAGTGTGAAGCCCAGCAGTAGGGATAGAGTCTTCATTTGGTTGCACCAAGCGAATATCAAAGTTGGAGATGACATCTCCCTTTGGTCCGGTTTCTTCCCCAATCAAGCGAACATAGGGTGCTTTAACAATGGTGTGGTCAAGTTCAAAACTTTCAACAATAACTTCTTTTGACATGGTAAATCCTTTCAGTTTTCTTCTTTCATTATATCATAAAGCCTGCTCTTGATGGAGTTTGATAAATGACTTTTTGGATAATAAAGTCTCCGTACATAAACCTCAGAATTATAAAAAAAGAATGGAGTAAAGGAAAAGAAAAACTGAGTTCTTTCTAATGAAGCTAGAGCGACTTTTGAAAAGTGGATCAACTTTTTCTGAAATTTCTGTTTAATCTCTGAACTAATTCTGAACTAGATTGGGTATACTGGAGAAAATAAAGATAAAGGAGTTCAGTATGGAACATATGGTGAAAATAGAAGGCGTCTGCAAAAAGCATGGCAGCAAGCAGATTTTAGAAGATATTTCTTTTACAGCTAGAAGCGGTCGGATTACAGCTTTTCTAGGCCCAAATGGTGCAGGGAAAAGTTCGACCTTGAGGATTCTCTTGGGGTTAGATTGGGCGACAGCAGGGACTGCAACTTTTGATGGGCAAACCTATCAATCAATGACCTATCCGCTCAGAACGGTAGGTGCAGCCTTTGATGGCATTGGCGGTCTGCCAAATCGAAAGGTCTATGACCACTTGAGGATTATTGCGGCAAGTAATGCTATTCCCAAGTCTCGGATCGATGAGGTTTTGGAGATGACTGGAATCGCTCATAAGAGGAATGACCTCTTGTCAAGCCTGTCTCTGGGGGAAGGTCAACGATTGGGCTTGGCAGCAGCTTTGCTGGGTGATCCTCAGTTTCTTATATTAGATGAGCCAACTAATGGGCTGGATCCAAGTGGGATTAAGTGGTTTAGAAAGTTTATCCGTCAGCAGGCTGATTTAGGGAAAACGGTACTTCTATCTTCCCATATCCTATCAGAGGTGCAAATGGTGACAGATGATGTAGTCTTGATTCATCATGGGCGAATTATTGAGCAAGGACGATTGGAAGAGGTGCTGCAAGATTCAGACAGTCTAGAAGATCTCTTCTTTGATTTGACAGAGGAGGCTTAAGATGAAAGAAACGATGTCCTTATTGCATTCAGAATGGTTGAAAATTCGCTCAACCAAGGCTTTCAAAGTGAGTATGGGCCTCATGCTGCTATTGGTGCCTGTCGTATCCTGGCTGGAGGGCCGACAGTATCTGTCTATCGGCTTGGATGCTACGCCTGAGACGGTTCCTAATCTGATAAACGCCTTTGATCCGCTGGAATATCTAGGTCTCAACGGGGCTTCTATGGCGGTCATGGTTTTGGTCATTTTAGCTGGAATTTTGGGAGCTATGGAATTTCAGTCTCATAGCTTGAGAACCAGTCTCTTGACCTGTAATAACCGCCTGAAGTTGCTTGTGGGGAAACTCATGACCTTTACTTGCTTTTCTCTTGCCACTAGCTTTTTATCAATCTACTTTAGTTATATGGTCATGCATCTCGCTTTAGGAAAGGAAGGACTTGATCCGATTCTGCTCAATCAGGCAGCTTGGAGTTTGATTTTGTGGAAAACCTTATCTCTAACCTTATTGGGAATCCTTTCGTTTTTGTTAGGTTTATTGGCTCGGACCATGCTAGTTCCTCTGCTTTTTCTCGTACCCCAAATCTATAATTTAGGAAACTACCTAGCTGCTCACACGAGTTGGGGAGCTTATTTGCCACAGCCAGCAGGAGAGTTGTTTGCTGCAACGCCAACTTCCCAATATGCTAACAATCCCTTGCAAGGGCTGTTGATACTTGGTGCATGGTTGCTAGTCATCGGCGGCATGGCTTCTCTGCGCTTTTTGAAGACGGATTTAGGAGGGCGATACTGATGAT from Streptococcus oralis includes these protein-coding regions:
- a CDS encoding ABC transporter ATP-binding protein; this translates as MEHMVKIEGVCKKHGSKQILEDISFTARSGRITAFLGPNGAGKSSTLRILLGLDWATAGTATFDGQTYQSMTYPLRTVGAAFDGIGGLPNRKVYDHLRIIAASNAIPKSRIDEVLEMTGIAHKRNDLLSSLSLGEGQRLGLAAALLGDPQFLILDEPTNGLDPSGIKWFRKFIRQQADLGKTVLLSSHILSEVQMVTDDVVLIHHGRIIEQGRLEEVLQDSDSLEDLFFDLTEEA
- a CDS encoding ABC transporter permease, coding for MKETMSLLHSEWLKIRSTKAFKVSMGLMLLLVPVVSWLEGRQYLSIGLDATPETVPNLINAFDPLEYLGLNGASMAVMVLVILAGILGAMEFQSHSLRTSLLTCNNRLKLLVGKLMTFTCFSLATSFLSIYFSYMVMHLALGKEGLDPILLNQAAWSLILWKTLSLTLLGILSFLLGLLARTMLVPLLFLVPQIYNLGNYLAAHTSWGAYLPQPAGELFAATPTSQYANNPLQGLLILGAWLLVIGGMASLRFLKTDLGGRY
- a CDS encoding S-ribosylhomocysteine lyase gives rise to the protein MSKEVIVESFELDHTIVKAPYVRLIGEETGPKGDVISNFDIRLVQPNEDSIPTAGLHTIEHLLAKLIRTRIDGMIDCSPFGCRTGFHMIMWGRHTSAEIAAVIKDSLKEIAETTTWEDVPGTTIESCGNYKDHSLFSAKEWAKLILEQGISDDAFERHVI